The sequence below is a genomic window from Rudanella lutea DSM 19387.
TCATTCCGCAGTCGTTTGCCACCTTGCTCGAAGGCTCTATCAAACATCTGCCGCTGGTGAGCCTGATGTATTTTTCGCTCAAAGACCTGATTTCGGCCTTTGTCGGCGACCGCAAGAAATTTAACCAGCCCGTTTTGGTTCTTATAAACCGGCAATCGGATTTACGAAAGCTGGGCTTCATCACCCAAACCGACCTCAGTCATCTTCAGCTAAACAATATGGTGGCGGTGTACATGCCGCATTCGTATGCCTTTTCGGGTGAGTTGTTTATTGTGCCCGCCGAAAACGTGACGCTGCTCAACGTACCGAGCGCCGATGTTATGAAACTGATTGTGTCGGGGGGGGTGTCGGCCAATACCCCCGAACCCCTGGAGGCTCCCAAACGGGTTGAGAAGGTGCTTTAGCGATACGTAATTTCGATCAGGCGTTTACCGTTGGCGTCGGGTTTCCCGATTGTGTACCGCTCAATCTGCCGCCCCTTTTGCAGAAAGGCTTTCCTCGCCTGCTCGGTGCTTTCGTAGATTTGGCCATTCAGTTTGTACGTGACCGTGCCCTCCGGGTACGAAAACAGGTTGAGAACCACTTTGGCCTGACGAGTGATAGGCCCATCGTGATTTACGTGATCATAAATCTCGTTTGGGCTGGGCTTAATGTGGTCGTACGTCGGAAACCGGTCTTGGTTGGGCTGCGACTGGCCGAAACTGTAGCTGCTGCATAGGGCTGTTGCCAGGAGGCTCAGAAAAAGAACGTGTGTCAGGGTGGGTGTTTGCATGGTTATGCTGTGTAGTATGGCGGGAAAAGTAACTAATTGTATTCCAGAAACTCAATGCGGTTGCCAAATGGATCACGGATAAAAAAACGTTGCCGCCCGTCAATCTCCGACGAATACGTGATCTGAACAGCCTTCTGCTCCAGTTCCTGCCGGGCCGCTTCGAGGTTGATGACTTCAAACGCCGGGTGCCGGGACGAGAAGTTACCGCCTTCTTCTTCGCGCAGGTGCAACTGAATATCCGCCATGTCGAACCAGATGGCCCCGTGCGGGTGCCCGCCTGGAATTTCGGTCAGGCCGAGGGTTAGGGCGTAAAACGTTCGGGCCTGTTGCGTGGTACCGGGCGGTATAGTGACAAGGATATGGTCGAGTCGTTTAAATTGGATCATAGAGAAAAAGCGTAAATCACTTGAAAGTAAAGGTAGAAATTTGATTTTGAGTACGATACATGATCGCTGTAACCTTTTCGCTGTTTCCGCGTTCTAGACTAAAACCCCGCTGCCATGAATCCTGTCTATTCCCTTCTGCTCGGCTGTCTGCTCGCTGCCATGCCCCTGGCAGGGTTGGCCCAGCGTTCGGCAGCGTTGCCCAACACCAATGCGCGTTATATGGCGCTCGACGTCCGGGGCCTGACGGGGTTTGCGCGTTACCGCTATCAGGTGGGCGATGAAATCCGACTGCGCGCTAAAGGCGACCAATGGGAGGGACCCGTATCGGCCGTTACCGACAGTACGTTCGA
It includes:
- a CDS encoding DUF502 domain-containing protein produces the protein MIRKLLNRTITYFGRGLLAVAPIGLTIWIIYGIFEWVDGLNPIDIPGIGVLIMVGIIFGVGVLVSTIIPQSFATLLEGSIKHLPLVSLMYFSLKDLISAFVGDRKKFNQPVLVLINRQSDLRKLGFITQTDLSHLQLNNMVAVYMPHSYAFSGELFIVPAENVTLLNVPSADVMKLIVSGGVSANTPEPLEAPKRVEKVL
- a CDS encoding VOC family protein; translated protein: MIQFKRLDHILVTIPPGTTQQARTFYALTLGLTEIPGGHPHGAIWFDMADIQLHLREEEGGNFSSRHPAFEVINLEAARQELEQKAVQITYSSEIDGRQRFFIRDPFGNRIEFLEYN